One region of Microbacterium rhizosphaerae genomic DNA includes:
- a CDS encoding GNAT family N-acetyltransferase, translated as MAELRLEELSASTIVAVNNMSLKPGQEEFLSPVSYGIAATVVNPQTSWQRVVLDGDDIVGFISANFDPDFPQEHFRSVLWRINVDAEDQGKGIGRFAVESLLAEARERGMDHVNVIYEAGEGGPAAFFERVGFTPVGETEYGEIIAEVGL; from the coding sequence ATGGCAGAACTTCGGCTGGAAGAACTGTCCGCCTCGACGATCGTGGCGGTCAACAACATGTCGCTGAAGCCCGGGCAGGAGGAGTTCCTCTCGCCGGTGAGCTACGGCATCGCTGCAACCGTCGTGAATCCGCAGACGTCCTGGCAGCGGGTCGTCCTGGACGGCGACGACATCGTGGGTTTCATCAGCGCGAACTTCGATCCGGACTTCCCGCAGGAGCACTTCCGCTCCGTGCTGTGGCGCATCAACGTCGACGCCGAGGACCAGGGCAAGGGCATCGGCCGCTTCGCGGTCGAGTCGCTCCTGGCCGAGGCGCGCGAGCGCGGCATGGACCACGTGAACGTGATCTACGAGGCCGGCGAGGGCGGGCCGGCGGCGTTCTTCGAGCGCGTCGGCTTCACGCCCGTCGGCGAGACCGAGTACGGCGAGATCATCGCCGAGGTCGGCCTCTAG